The following nucleotide sequence is from Salvia miltiorrhiza cultivar Shanhuang (shh) chromosome 7, IMPLAD_Smil_shh, whole genome shotgun sequence.
tgtataacatatttttttccactatcaatacactttaccacttttttttaaaactcgtgtcgtccccaaagagaaacttattttggggacggagggagtataaaaaaatgaggtaaaattatttttataagagGCAAGAAGAAAACAGAAAGAGAGCACCATTGTCAGGACTCACTGCACCTCCCTCGTTGTTCAGACTTCAGAGCGCACTCTGCTTTCCTGCGTCACAATAATTACGTGTCCAACAAGATTCCTTtcactactctctctctctatacaacAATGCCGCCGCCCATCCCCGCCGTCGACCCGCCGCGCTACAGCGAAGACATCGACAGCACCTGCTCCACCCCCTTCGTCAGCGCCCCCTCCAGTCCCGGACACGGCCCCTCTGGCTACTTCTACAGCGCCCCTGCTAGCCCCATGCATTTCCTCCACACCAACACCAGATCCAAATCTCCTTCATCGGCTGATTACGAGGCCGTGTTCCTCTCCAGCGATTCCGGATCCTTCGAGTTCGAGTTCTCATCCAGGTTCTCCCCCAACGGTTATGGCGGAATCGGCTCCATGACGTCGGCGGATGAGCTGTTCTTCAACGGCCAGATCCGCCCGATGAAGCTGTCATCGCACCTCGCCACGCCGCAGGACGGTTTCCCGCCGCCGTCGATGGATCTCGACGGTGGTACGGCGAGCTCCAGAGGCAGAGATCTGAGGCTACGGGGCGCGAAGCTCGCGAACCGCAGAGCTAGATCCATGTCGCCgctccgcttcgatcagtggcgAGTCGCCGGAGGATTGGATTCGCAATGTGCCTCCGCCACCGTCGAGGAGAGAGAAGCCGAGTCCGGTGAGACAACGCCGTCTTGCTCGGCGTCGTCGTCGCGGTCGTCTTCCTCCGGGAGGAACTCGAAGAAGTGGATATTCCTCAAGGATCTTCTGAATCGTAGCAAAAGCGAGGGGCGAGCGCATAGCAAGGAGAGATTCTGGTCGGCGATTTCGTTCTCGGCGGCGAAGGAGAAGAAGACGCCGCTGGTGCTGTCGCCGTCGTCCTCGCGCGACGAGAAAAAGGGCGGAAAGGATATGAAGAACAAGGAGACGAAAGCTCCGGGGTCCAGGAAACCAGCGAACGGCGTGTGGAGGAGGCGGGCGGCGCCATCAGCTCACGAGCTGCACTACACGGCGAACCGAGCGCAGGCGGCAGAGATGAAGAGAAAGACGTTTTTGCCCTACCGGCAGGGGCTGCTCGGGTGCTTGGGTTTCAGCTCCAAGAGTTATGGAGCTTTCAGCGGATTTACCAGAAATCTGAACCCCATTTCTTCTCGCTGAAATCAAACTGCTGCACTAGTAAATTTTATGTATAGTTATCG
It contains:
- the LOC130995404 gene encoding uncharacterized protein LOC130995404 — encoded protein: MPPPIPAVDPPRYSEDIDSTCSTPFVSAPSSPGHGPSGYFYSAPASPMHFLHTNTRSKSPSSADYEAVFLSSDSGSFEFEFSSRFSPNGYGGIGSMTSADELFFNGQIRPMKLSSHLATPQDGFPPPSMDLDGGTASSRGRDLRLRGAKLANRRARSMSPLRFDQWRVAGGLDSQCASATVEEREAESGETTPSCSASSSRSSSSGRNSKKWIFLKDLLNRSKSEGRAHSKERFWSAISFSAAKEKKTPLVLSPSSSRDEKKGGKDMKNKETKAPGSRKPANGVWRRRAAPSAHELHYTANRAQAAEMKRKTFLPYRQGLLGCLGFSSKSYGAFSGFTRNLNPISSR